The Castor canadensis chromosome X, mCasCan1.hap1v2, whole genome shotgun sequence genome includes a region encoding these proteins:
- the Ap1s2 gene encoding AP-1 complex subunit sigma-2 isoform X4, with protein sequence MQFMLLFSRQGKLRLQKWYVPLSDKEKKKITRELVQTVLARKPKMCSFLEWRDLKIVYKRYASLYFCCAIEDQDNELITLEIIHRYVELLDKYFGSVCELDIIFNFEKAYFILDEFLLGGEVQETSKKNVLKAIEQADLLQEPRHEYFNVPVY encoded by the exons ATGCAGTTTATGTTACTTTTTAGTCGTCAGGGAAAGCTTCGACTGCAGAAATGGTATGTCCCACTGtcagacaaagagaagaaaaaaatcacaagagaaCTTGTTCAAACCGTTTTAGCACGGAAACCTAAAATGTGCAGCTTCCTTGAGTGGCGAGATCTGAAGATTGTTTACAAAAG ATACGCTAGTCTGTATTTTTGCTGTGCAATTGAGGATCAGGACAATGAACTAATTACCCTGGAAATAATTCATCGTTATGTGGAATTACTTGACAAATACTTTGGCAGT GTGTGTGAACTTGATATCATCTTTAATTTTGAgaaggcttattttattttagatgagTTTCTTTTGGGAGGGGAAGTTCAGGAAACGTCCAAGAAAAATGTCCTTAAAGCAATTGAGCAGGCTGATCTTCTGCAGGAG
- the Ap1s2 gene encoding AP-1 complex subunit sigma-2 isoform X3 → MQFMLLFSRQGKLRLQKWYVPLSDKEKKKITRELVQTVLARKPKMCSFLEWRDLKIVYKRYASLYFCCAIEDQDNELITLEIIHRYVELLDKYFGSVCELDIIFNFEKAYFILDEFLLGGEVQETSKKNVLKAIEQADLLQEKTEYVSQEDFHWV, encoded by the exons ATGCAGTTTATGTTACTTTTTAGTCGTCAGGGAAAGCTTCGACTGCAGAAATGGTATGTCCCACTGtcagacaaagagaagaaaaaaatcacaagagaaCTTGTTCAAACCGTTTTAGCACGGAAACCTAAAATGTGCAGCTTCCTTGAGTGGCGAGATCTGAAGATTGTTTACAAAAG ATACGCTAGTCTGTATTTTTGCTGTGCAATTGAGGATCAGGACAATGAACTAATTACCCTGGAAATAATTCATCGTTATGTGGAATTACTTGACAAATACTTTGGCAGT GTGTGTGAACTTGATATCATCTTTAATTTTGAgaaggcttattttattttagatgagTTTCTTTTGGGAGGGGAAGTTCAGGAAACGTCCAAGAAAAATGTCCTTAAAGCAATTGAGCAGGCTGATCTTCTGCAGGAG
- the Ap1s2 gene encoding AP-1 complex subunit sigma-2 isoform X1 — MQFMLLFSRQGKLRLQKWYVPLSDKEKKKITRELVQTVLARKPKMCSFLEWRDLKIVYKRYASLYFCCAIEDQDNELITLEIIHRYVELLDKYFGSVCELDIIFNFEKAYFILDEFLLGGEVQETSKKNVLKAIEQADLLQEEAETPRSVLEEIGLT; from the exons ATGCAGTTTATGTTACTTTTTAGTCGTCAGGGAAAGCTTCGACTGCAGAAATGGTATGTCCCACTGtcagacaaagagaagaaaaaaatcacaagagaaCTTGTTCAAACCGTTTTAGCACGGAAACCTAAAATGTGCAGCTTCCTTGAGTGGCGAGATCTGAAGATTGTTTACAAAAG ATACGCTAGTCTGTATTTTTGCTGTGCAATTGAGGATCAGGACAATGAACTAATTACCCTGGAAATAATTCATCGTTATGTGGAATTACTTGACAAATACTTTGGCAGT GTGTGTGAACTTGATATCATCTTTAATTTTGAgaaggcttattttattttagatgagTTTCTTTTGGGAGGGGAAGTTCAGGAAACGTCCAAGAAAAATGTCCTTAAAGCAATTGAGCAGGCTGATCTTCTGCAGGAG
- the Ap1s2 gene encoding AP-1 complex subunit sigma-2 isoform X2, whose product MQFMLLFSRQGKLRLQKWYVPLSDKEKKKITRELVQTVLARKPKMCSFLEWRDLKIVYKRYASLYFCCAIEDQDNELITLEIIHRYVELLDKYFGSVCELDIIFNFEKAYFILDEFLLGGEVQETSKKNVLKAIEQADLLQESQNEEWGGLSEDIL is encoded by the exons ATGCAGTTTATGTTACTTTTTAGTCGTCAGGGAAAGCTTCGACTGCAGAAATGGTATGTCCCACTGtcagacaaagagaagaaaaaaatcacaagagaaCTTGTTCAAACCGTTTTAGCACGGAAACCTAAAATGTGCAGCTTCCTTGAGTGGCGAGATCTGAAGATTGTTTACAAAAG ATACGCTAGTCTGTATTTTTGCTGTGCAATTGAGGATCAGGACAATGAACTAATTACCCTGGAAATAATTCATCGTTATGTGGAATTACTTGACAAATACTTTGGCAGT GTGTGTGAACTTGATATCATCTTTAATTTTGAgaaggcttattttattttagatgagTTTCTTTTGGGAGGGGAAGTTCAGGAAACGTCCAAGAAAAATGTCCTTAAAGCAATTGAGCAGGCTGATCTTCTGCAGGAG AGCCAGAATGAAGAATGGGGAGGTTTGTCTGAGGATATCTTATGA